Proteins encoded in a region of the Paenibacillus sp. W2I17 genome:
- a CDS encoding phosphotransferase enzyme family protein codes for MLKLKYLFQNNDLAEMILKNWSYDPESLDMFQYYRISSNAVYPFRDQGEVRLLRFAPVEEKNQVNLSAELDFLRYLRTNQYGAMQAVPSHSGTELVEAHTPWGTYYASIFKRVPGSQLGSIDLNDSILYSYGQALGELHHLSRTFMPEQKEKRWTYTDVLNWMQEILKVFPAETAALSEVDFLRTYFAAWPMNKQNFGLIHYDFELDNVFYDEDSQSCYAIDFDDSMYHWYAMDVEQSLDSLREEIEPEQWEQKKQLFLNGYWSKAGERYDLESMFPACRRFANLYGYVRMLRSVAEQWSHEPEWMSGLRARLTRIMTEKAEQFGHPI; via the coding sequence ATGTTAAAATTAAAATATTTATTTCAAAATAATGATCTTGCCGAGATGATTCTAAAGAATTGGAGTTATGATCCTGAGTCGCTGGACATGTTTCAGTATTATCGTATATCCTCCAATGCCGTGTATCCGTTCAGAGATCAGGGGGAAGTGAGATTGCTTCGTTTTGCCCCGGTAGAGGAAAAAAATCAAGTCAACCTCAGCGCGGAATTGGATTTCCTCCGTTATCTTCGAACGAATCAGTATGGAGCCATGCAGGCTGTACCTTCTCATTCAGGGACAGAACTCGTTGAGGCTCACACCCCATGGGGAACGTACTATGCTTCTATATTCAAGCGAGTACCCGGATCACAGTTAGGAAGTATTGATTTGAATGACTCCATCCTGTACAGCTATGGTCAGGCGTTGGGTGAGCTGCATCATCTATCACGTACATTCATGCCTGAGCAGAAGGAGAAACGCTGGACCTATACAGATGTTTTGAATTGGATGCAGGAGATCCTGAAGGTTTTTCCTGCCGAGACGGCTGCTCTCAGTGAGGTGGATTTTCTCCGAACATATTTTGCGGCTTGGCCGATGAACAAGCAAAATTTCGGACTCATCCACTACGATTTTGAATTGGATAATGTCTTCTATGACGAAGATAGCCAGTCTTGTTATGCCATTGATTTTGATGACTCGATGTATCACTGGTACGCAATGGACGTGGAACAGAGTCTGGATAGTTTACGTGAGGAGATCGAGCCTGAACAATGGGAGCAGAAGAAACAATTGTTCCTGAACGGGTACTGGTCCAAGGCAGGAGAACGTTATGATCTGGAGAGTATGTTCCCCGCTTGTCGCCGTTTTGCCAACTTGTACGGTTATGTGCGTATGCTTCGATCTGTTGCAGAGCAGTGGTCACATGAGCCGGAGTGGATGAGCGGACTAAGAGCGAGGTTAACGAGGATAATGACAGAAAAGGCAGAGCAATTCGGTCATCCGATTTAA
- a CDS encoding AraC family transcriptional regulator, translated as MNHDQLDAQLRKLTDRDLHYQAHPSARSATYDSLKRVFHEGQEVYVFADMIGEKDNITISKHTRFAEVPFHIHTFIELSFVYSGQCTQIINGKQVTLQQGQICIVDTGVPHAILPTSEEDIIINILIRQSYFSSSFLSKLANNGILSHFLANAISDRQNHNRYIIFHSENNTNIPTLMKQLLCEYYDPSLGSSEMMDSYMLLIFYELLRVFQYDTNRPRTLTQNKVTIIEILKYIENHYMDCTLTSTADHFNFNANYLSTLIKKTTGQTFKNLVQSEKLNYCSFLLANTDRPIYDIASNTGHSNLSFFYRKFQDHFGITPQQYREQYTTLQQE; from the coding sequence ATGAATCACGACCAATTGGATGCACAGCTTCGTAAGCTTACGGACAGGGATCTGCATTATCAGGCTCATCCTTCTGCACGCTCTGCTACGTACGATTCATTGAAGAGAGTATTCCATGAAGGACAGGAAGTTTACGTTTTTGCGGACATGATTGGAGAGAAAGACAATATCACCATTTCCAAGCACACGCGGTTTGCCGAGGTACCCTTTCATATTCACACTTTTATTGAACTCAGCTTCGTGTATTCCGGTCAGTGCACCCAGATTATCAACGGAAAACAGGTCACGTTACAGCAAGGACAGATCTGTATTGTGGATACAGGTGTGCCCCATGCCATACTGCCCACATCGGAAGAAGATATAATCATTAATATTCTGATTCGTCAGAGTTACTTTTCCTCTTCGTTCCTGAGCAAACTCGCCAACAACGGCATTCTGTCTCACTTTCTGGCGAATGCCATCTCGGATCGTCAGAATCATAACCGATACATTATTTTTCACTCTGAGAACAACACCAACATTCCCACCCTGATGAAACAACTACTCTGTGAATATTATGATCCGTCACTCGGGTCATCCGAGATGATGGATTCCTATATGTTGCTGATCTTCTACGAACTGCTACGTGTATTCCAGTACGATACGAATCGTCCTCGTACACTGACGCAGAACAAAGTGACGATCATCGAAATTTTGAAATATATCGAGAATCATTATATGGACTGCACCCTCACATCCACCGCGGATCATTTCAATTTTAATGCCAACTACTTGTCCACTTTGATCAAAAAAACAACTGGTCAGACCTTCAAGAATCTGGTTCAGAGTGAAAAACTCAACTACTGCTCGTTCCTGCTCGCCAATACCGATCGCCCAATCTATGATATTGCTAGCAATACGGGACATAGCAACCTAAGCTTCTTTTACAGAAAATTTCAGGATCATTTCGGCATTACGCCGCAGCAATATCGGGAGCAATACACAACCCTGCAGCAAGAATGA
- a CDS encoding iron chaperone yields the protein MAESNHYSVLVDEYISEFAPDVQVRLQAIRQIIREAAPNAEEKISYKMPTYAQHGNLVHFAAYQHHIGFYPAPSGILAFKEELSKYKGAKGSVQFPLDQPLPEDLIRRIVAFRVKENVEKAREKKQKK from the coding sequence ATGGCTGAGAGTAACCATTATTCGGTGCTGGTAGATGAATATATCTCGGAGTTTGCACCTGATGTACAGGTGAGATTACAGGCAATAAGACAGATTATTCGTGAAGCGGCTCCGAACGCCGAAGAGAAGATCAGTTACAAGATGCCTACGTATGCACAGCATGGGAATTTGGTTCATTTTGCCGCTTACCAGCATCATATTGGGTTTTACCCTGCTCCGAGTGGGATTCTGGCGTTCAAGGAGGAACTCTCTAAATACAAAGGGGCTAAGGGATCTGTCCAGTTTCCGCTGGACCAGCCATTGCCCGAGGATCTCATCCGCCGGATTGTGGCGTTTCGGGTGAAAGAAAATGTGGAAAAAGCTCGGGAGAAGAAGCAGAAGAAGTAG
- a CDS encoding S-layer homology domain-containing protein, which yields MVYRKNKMHSLFTLPLAGLLFLLWGAQAAHAEQIDSLLPERSQQEIVQKWNQWMNGNDTSPLYTKTPSTSAPYSAGVVSDAYLDQGLNAANFYRFITGLQGDLVLDPTLNRQAQHGAVVVSTGGYLSHYPEQPGDMPKDFFDIGSKSASSSNLYVTSSAKNNVLTKSIQAYMNDSDASNIDRLGHRRWILSPQLQRIGFGLATRSEAGKTYDQYYSAMQVFDKSRTGGTSFNYSLFPNQGAFPIEAFGSTQAWSVQLNTDVFAKPSLSEVQVEMTRTSDQRTWTFNGKNQNSGFPTGYYNVDPADKQWFNQAYFNVETGGYGYGYAIIFRPDDVQLLKNGDTFNIRITGLQKKNGTAAEISYSTRFFHVDGVQDTTLTRITPGQQDLNVRAGEQIDLPSITAVNDNGTSYVPQSNVSFTTTSDRIAIKDGKIIGLQTGKAEIRIRFEGKEAFVSVTVTGIPQLTDVRTHWAKDAIQWAVQQEMVSGYEDGTFKPNNQVSEAEFLSMVFKLYANSHVIQSIDAAEGQAIKGDIWSDRYYTYASALNLKLDASKQNPKLRNHALNRTEVAVIVAGLGGKNYTQDEDAIRYLLNMGYSSGKTAATVQGYAGQESLTRAEAVVFLQNLKEKGFELWSRPKNATEATENEKNGGLPDQTMKAVYSADHTLVLQGTFPAYANQTMPIKIHGPSPAAEHIQTQQVTTDAYGNFKLTVSNLDAKELNLYVDVREDYSYWISVEAGRTAISDYTE from the coding sequence ATGGTTTACCGGAAAAATAAAATGCATTCACTGTTCACTCTGCCCTTGGCAGGGTTGCTGTTTCTGTTATGGGGTGCTCAAGCGGCACATGCGGAACAGATCGACAGTTTGTTACCTGAGCGAAGTCAGCAGGAGATTGTTCAAAAGTGGAATCAGTGGATGAATGGCAATGATACCTCTCCCCTGTATACAAAGACACCTTCGACAAGTGCTCCTTACTCTGCTGGTGTGGTAAGTGACGCCTATCTGGATCAAGGGCTGAACGCAGCCAACTTTTATCGTTTTATCACGGGGCTACAGGGCGATCTTGTGCTTGACCCGACATTGAATCGTCAAGCCCAGCATGGGGCTGTTGTGGTCTCCACGGGTGGATACCTGTCCCATTATCCAGAGCAGCCAGGAGATATGCCAAAGGATTTCTTTGACATCGGTTCAAAGTCTGCCAGCAGCTCCAATCTGTACGTTACCAGCAGTGCCAAGAATAACGTCCTGACAAAAAGCATTCAGGCCTACATGAATGATTCGGATGCCTCCAATATTGATCGATTGGGTCATCGGCGCTGGATTTTGAGTCCACAACTGCAACGAATCGGATTTGGACTCGCCACTCGTAGTGAAGCAGGCAAGACATATGATCAGTACTATAGTGCCATGCAGGTATTTGATAAAAGCAGAACGGGGGGAACTTCGTTCAACTACAGCCTGTTCCCGAATCAGGGAGCTTTTCCAATCGAAGCCTTTGGCAGTACACAGGCCTGGTCTGTTCAACTGAATACAGATGTATTCGCGAAGCCATCACTGTCTGAGGTACAGGTCGAGATGACTCGGACTTCCGATCAACGTACATGGACCTTTAATGGCAAGAATCAGAACAGTGGCTTTCCAACCGGTTATTACAACGTGGACCCTGCGGATAAACAATGGTTTAATCAAGCCTATTTCAATGTAGAGACAGGTGGATATGGATATGGCTACGCCATTATCTTCCGTCCCGACGATGTGCAATTGTTAAAGAACGGCGATACGTTCAACATTCGAATTACAGGTCTGCAAAAGAAAAACGGTACAGCAGCGGAAATCTCATACTCCACGCGTTTCTTCCATGTTGACGGTGTTCAAGATACAACACTTACCCGTATAACGCCAGGACAACAGGACCTGAACGTTCGAGCAGGAGAACAGATTGATCTGCCTTCGATCACTGCCGTGAATGATAACGGAACATCCTATGTTCCACAGTCTAACGTCTCCTTCACCACGACGTCAGATCGCATCGCCATCAAGGATGGAAAAATCATTGGACTTCAGACCGGTAAAGCTGAAATTCGGATTCGTTTTGAAGGGAAAGAAGCGTTTGTCTCTGTTACGGTCACGGGAATTCCCCAATTAACTGATGTCCGCACACATTGGGCAAAAGATGCCATTCAATGGGCCGTTCAACAGGAGATGGTCAGTGGATACGAGGATGGAACGTTCAAACCCAACAATCAGGTGAGTGAAGCCGAATTCCTCTCTATGGTGTTTAAGCTGTATGCGAATTCCCATGTCATTCAGAGCATCGATGCTGCAGAGGGACAGGCTATCAAAGGAGACATCTGGAGTGATCGTTATTATACCTATGCTTCCGCGTTGAATCTGAAACTGGATGCCAGCAAACAGAATCCGAAGCTGCGCAATCATGCCTTGAACCGAACAGAAGTAGCCGTAATCGTGGCGGGGCTTGGCGGTAAAAATTATACCCAGGATGAAGATGCCATCCGGTATCTGCTGAACATGGGATACTCTTCAGGCAAAACCGCAGCTACGGTGCAAGGTTATGCGGGACAAGAATCCTTGACCCGGGCAGAGGCCGTTGTTTTTCTCCAGAACCTGAAGGAAAAAGGCTTCGAACTATGGAGCAGACCGAAGAATGCCACTGAAGCTACCGAGAATGAAAAGAACGGCGGACTACCGGATCAGACCATGAAAGCAGTATATTCTGCCGATCACACGCTGGTCCTTCAAGGTACATTCCCGGCGTATGCCAACCAGACGATGCCAATTAAAATCCATGGTCCTTCGCCTGCTGCAGAGCATATCCAAACCCAGCAGGTTACAACAGATGCCTATGGCAATTTCAAATTAACGGTAAGTAACCTTGATGCGAAGGAACTTAACCTCTATGTGGACGTACGCGAAGATTATTCCTACTGGATCAGTGTAGAAGCGGGGCGTACTGCGATAAGTGATTATACCGAGTAA
- a CDS encoding glycosyltransferase family 39 protein has translation MSKVLHKSFYLILLVFVAVFIASSLLVRAQYNYALYGDNPILGMQQWSVFLPVILLLLGSGVGLYALCLKLNKYSPKVVIPIVLLCSLVIQIIIIFVFPRVPTDDSQTVLSLAMNMLYDQDYSSFETGGYLHMFPFNYSIVLYLKTLLYLFPDNYLVIKLFNILFSMLTTFMIYLIYKQVNDRSTERDYGVLIIAATYLPSLFLNNLIYNDVIATAFLTSCLYFVIRFVREKSWKTIVIAAVFLALGNYFRSIGVIVLIAAIIYILLNLRSIGTKKVIISIGVLAMLFNVPTWTQNVVLQFSGAVSEPVGKNAAPVYMWLNMGINLERFGFWDNMESYQIYQRQANYSKAESAALFKQEIGNKLSEASASDLVQMYYKKIIWTWTEGTYQMDRYGIGNESSIGAGRGRGGGIAGSYSYTNAITELLQGDSAYRTGLLWIVYVMNFMMYCFIFIRLFGGIRRKRYDEVSLILVILGFIGFYILWEIKSRYIYPVYPLLVVLSYMGFKDTYDFIFHRKGTLEKYSLRKR, from the coding sequence ATGTCTAAGGTGCTGCATAAGTCGTTTTATCTCATTTTGCTCGTGTTTGTTGCGGTATTTATTGCCTCGTCCTTGTTGGTACGGGCACAGTATAACTACGCCTTGTATGGGGACAATCCTATTTTGGGCATGCAGCAGTGGAGTGTTTTTCTCCCGGTCATTCTTTTGCTTCTTGGTTCAGGTGTCGGGTTATATGCTCTATGTCTGAAGCTGAACAAATACAGTCCGAAGGTTGTCATTCCGATTGTGCTGTTATGTTCTCTGGTCATTCAGATCATCATCATTTTTGTATTTCCGAGAGTGCCTACCGATGATTCACAGACCGTTCTTTCACTCGCCATGAACATGCTGTATGACCAAGACTACTCTTCGTTTGAAACGGGTGGTTATCTGCACATGTTCCCGTTTAACTATTCGATCGTATTGTACCTGAAGACATTGCTGTACCTGTTCCCGGATAACTATCTGGTCATCAAACTATTTAATATTTTGTTTTCAATGTTAACAACGTTCATGATTTATCTTATTTATAAACAAGTGAATGACAGATCCACAGAACGTGATTACGGTGTGTTGATCATTGCAGCCACGTACCTGCCTTCCTTGTTCCTGAACAACCTGATCTATAACGATGTGATTGCCACAGCTTTTCTGACATCTTGTTTATACTTTGTTATTCGTTTTGTACGTGAAAAGTCTTGGAAAACAATCGTCATTGCCGCCGTTTTTCTCGCGTTGGGCAATTACTTCCGAAGCATTGGCGTGATCGTGCTAATTGCTGCCATCATATATATCCTGCTGAATTTGCGGAGTATCGGAACGAAGAAAGTCATCATTTCCATCGGTGTGCTGGCTATGTTGTTTAATGTACCAACCTGGACTCAGAATGTGGTTCTTCAATTCTCCGGTGCTGTGAGCGAACCTGTCGGAAAGAATGCTGCACCGGTCTATATGTGGCTGAATATGGGGATTAATCTGGAGCGTTTTGGCTTCTGGGACAATATGGAGAGTTATCAGATCTATCAGAGGCAGGCCAACTACAGTAAGGCAGAGAGCGCAGCATTATTCAAACAAGAGATTGGCAACAAGCTGTCTGAAGCAAGTGCGAGTGACTTGGTGCAGATGTATTACAAAAAGATCATATGGACCTGGACCGAAGGGACATACCAGATGGACCGCTACGGAATCGGCAATGAAAGTTCCATCGGTGCCGGAAGAGGAAGGGGAGGCGGAATCGCAGGCTCCTACAGTTATACCAATGCGATAACAGAACTGTTGCAAGGGGATTCGGCTTATCGGACAGGTTTGCTCTGGATCGTATATGTGATGAATTTCATGATGTACTGTTTTATTTTCATCCGGTTGTTCGGTGGAATTCGTCGTAAACGGTATGATGAAGTCTCCTTAATCCTGGTCATTCTCGGATTCATCGGATTTTATATTCTGTGGGAGATTAAGTCCAGATACATCTACCCTGTATATCCGTTGTTGGTTGTGCTGTCCTATATGGGTTTCAAAGATACGTATGACTTCATATTCCATCGTAAAGGTACCTTGGAGAAGTATTCCCTGAGAAAAAGGTGA
- a CDS encoding beta-glucoside-specific PTS transporter subunit IIABC — translation MDHRQLATDVLRSVGGKENINKVTHCVTRLRFELKNSKIPNAEEIKAMDGVLTVIQQGGQYQVVIGNQVVPVFNELSSLLGDMSHTESSNDVQGEKKSLFDRFTSMISGVFMPVMGALAASGIIKGLLACLSAFGALTATDGTYIVLNAIGDALFYFFPIFLGSSAAKYFGLNQYVGMIIGGSMVYPALVNFVGSEHQLTFLGLPMNMMNYTSSVFPAIVAVWFASLLNRVIEKRITQGFRYFLAPFIVLLVTVPLTLFIIGPVITYLSNGLADITTAIYNFNPILAGLVLGGPWILIVMFGLHWAFIPIFINNMATVGYDSVMGLLAANQFAMAGAALAFGLRARDKQMKTLGISTGGTALLGVSEPALYGVLLPQKKPLIMAIIGGSIGGVIGGAFLSKVYAFAPSGVFGIPGAVNPQGIDSGFYGYVLQMAVGLVVGFILTYLWGYQTRTKSGELATQGTTDAISVSGIEGTDEGSSSSVAKTEMIVCSPVSGEVVDLASVADEAFSSEAMGKGIAVIPSSGTIVSPVDGVVTTITRSRHAIAIIGNDGVEVLIHVGLDTVKLKGEGFSLKVQEGDSVNVGDVLMEVDLTKISEKGLHVITPVIITNSGSYSSIRGIGTQQISAGAPLISIKV, via the coding sequence ATGGATCATCGTCAACTGGCAACGGATGTGTTACGCAGTGTCGGAGGCAAAGAAAATATCAATAAGGTTACCCACTGTGTAACCCGGTTGAGATTCGAACTGAAGAACAGCAAAATTCCCAATGCCGAAGAGATCAAAGCAATGGATGGCGTGCTGACCGTTATTCAGCAAGGAGGACAATATCAGGTGGTCATCGGGAATCAGGTTGTTCCCGTTTTTAATGAGCTGTCTTCCCTCCTGGGAGACATGAGCCATACTGAATCCTCCAATGATGTACAAGGTGAGAAGAAAAGTCTCTTCGACCGCTTCACATCCATGATTTCCGGTGTATTCATGCCTGTTATGGGAGCGCTTGCAGCAAGTGGTATTATTAAAGGATTGCTGGCTTGTCTATCTGCATTCGGTGCTTTGACGGCAACGGATGGAACGTACATCGTGCTGAATGCTATCGGTGATGCACTGTTCTATTTCTTCCCGATTTTCCTGGGTAGCTCCGCCGCCAAATACTTTGGCCTGAATCAATATGTGGGAATGATTATTGGAGGTTCCATGGTCTACCCCGCGCTTGTGAATTTTGTAGGCTCTGAGCATCAGTTGACCTTCCTCGGTCTACCGATGAATATGATGAATTACACGTCATCCGTGTTCCCCGCAATTGTTGCGGTATGGTTTGCATCCCTGTTAAATCGTGTGATTGAGAAGCGTATCACGCAAGGTTTCAGATATTTCCTGGCCCCATTTATCGTACTCTTGGTTACGGTGCCGCTGACACTGTTCATCATTGGTCCTGTCATCACATACCTCAGTAACGGTCTTGCTGATATTACAACGGCTATCTACAATTTCAATCCGATTCTTGCTGGACTTGTATTGGGTGGCCCATGGATTCTCATTGTTATGTTTGGTTTGCACTGGGCCTTTATTCCAATCTTTATTAACAACATGGCAACCGTGGGTTACGACTCCGTAATGGGATTGCTGGCAGCAAATCAGTTTGCGATGGCAGGTGCAGCCTTGGCCTTTGGATTGAGAGCACGGGATAAACAGATGAAAACACTGGGGATTTCAACTGGAGGCACAGCATTGCTCGGTGTGAGTGAACCTGCACTTTACGGTGTACTGCTTCCTCAGAAAAAACCGCTCATAATGGCGATTATCGGTGGTAGTATTGGTGGAGTGATCGGTGGAGCCTTTTTGTCCAAAGTTTATGCGTTTGCTCCATCCGGCGTATTCGGTATTCCTGGTGCAGTCAATCCTCAAGGCATTGATTCCGGCTTCTATGGTTATGTCTTGCAAATGGCAGTGGGTCTGGTAGTGGGTTTCATTTTGACCTATCTATGGGGATATCAAACCCGCACGAAATCCGGCGAGTTAGCAACCCAAGGCACAACGGATGCCATATCTGTTTCTGGTATTGAAGGGACGGATGAAGGTTCAAGTTCATCTGTTGCGAAAACAGAGATGATTGTGTGTAGCCCTGTGTCTGGAGAGGTAGTGGACCTTGCAAGTGTTGCAGATGAGGCGTTTTCCAGTGAAGCGATGGGCAAAGGAATTGCGGTTATCCCTTCAAGTGGAACGATCGTATCTCCTGTTGATGGTGTAGTTACCACGATAACCAGATCGAGACATGCGATTGCAATCATTGGCAACGATGGCGTGGAGGTCCTGATCCATGTTGGTCTGGATACGGTCAAACTGAAAGGGGAAGGTTTCTCTCTCAAAGTACAGGAAGGCGATAGTGTAAATGTCGGTGATGTCCTAATGGAAGTGGATTTGACGAAAATCAGTGAAAAAGGGTTGCACGTAATCACGCCTGTGATTATCACCAATAGTGGCAGTTATTCATCCATCCGTGGGATTGGGACTCAGCAAATCTCCGCAGGTGCGCCATTGATTTCAATAAAAGTGTAG
- a CDS encoding glycosyl hydrolase: MRKMTEVLGNRESNYILPFFWQHGEEELVLREHMQIIDESGIKAVCVESRPHPDFVGPQWWTDLDIIMDEARNRKMKVWILDDSHFPTGYAAGRIKTDYPQYQKQFLKIHQQDFVGPQLQAGILVKWALQRPGQRGVSVGVEQVKSDHEGEQKQVFSAKDRIVGVVAARKTGPDEIDPDSLVDLTSQLHEGTVHWDLPEGRWRIFTLVLTYDGGEKATEGYLNPIVPEATQVLIDTVYEAHYDRYKDDFGSTLAGFFSDEPRFGNVKGPLASIGRLDMILPWCEDLQDMLKQEGSDDDVIRSLPLLWANAGVKGQEMRYRYMDLITRLYAEHFTDRLGEWCRAHGVEYIGHVIEDNNAHARLGYGTGHFYRSLWGQDMSGIDVVLHQILPGMDDGYYKSFTSTGWDGEFFHYGMAKMGTSLGHLDPKKHGRTMCEVYGAYGFGEGLKLMKWLTDHMLVRGVNHFVPHAFSPKKYPDPDCPPHLYANGYDPQYRYLPILTYYMNRVSHLLSDGVHVAPAAILYHAEAEWAGEYMLFQKPARELTQNQIDFDIVPSELVISAQVKDGKLQMNREQFPALIIPYAEALPSQLIAQLVAYAEAGLQVYFVDGLPARSSEGEDCTSELSDLKKQKSVSIVALDELATRLRSDHVYEITVSEYQPYLRYYHYRHNDGEVYMFFNEDPAKAIETTITVPALKGVDEMYIYNAFANTLSPLHTSMYGNKQSFSLRLEKYESVLIVQGTALSEEIAEVSTAHCSYTNLHEIRGEWKLSLATAKQYPEFSAYGTCAGLTSLAVPTMLPEFSGTVRYEIEFDMHEVPAAARLVIHEPYEVAQVWLNGHDIGTRICPPYAYEASGCLQPKGNRLVIEVTNTLVKEQQDFLSQFLIQEPTGIVGNVYLQY; this comes from the coding sequence ATGAGAAAGATGACCGAGGTGTTGGGAAACAGGGAGAGTAATTATATTTTGCCTTTCTTCTGGCAGCATGGTGAAGAAGAACTTGTACTGCGTGAACATATGCAGATTATTGATGAGAGTGGCATCAAGGCGGTTTGTGTGGAATCCCGCCCGCATCCGGATTTTGTAGGACCCCAATGGTGGACAGATCTGGATATCATCATGGATGAGGCGCGTAACCGGAAGATGAAAGTGTGGATTCTGGATGATTCTCATTTTCCTACAGGATATGCCGCTGGCAGAATCAAGACGGATTATCCCCAGTACCAGAAGCAGTTTCTGAAAATACATCAACAGGATTTCGTCGGACCCCAGCTTCAGGCGGGAATTCTGGTGAAATGGGCGCTGCAACGACCCGGCCAGAGAGGTGTTAGTGTTGGAGTGGAGCAAGTAAAGTCGGATCATGAGGGAGAACAAAAGCAAGTCTTCTCGGCTAAAGATCGGATTGTTGGTGTAGTTGCCGCTCGCAAAACGGGACCTGATGAGATTGATCCCGATTCCCTGGTTGATCTGACCTCACAATTACATGAAGGAACGGTGCACTGGGATCTGCCTGAGGGGCGTTGGAGAATCTTTACGCTGGTTCTTACCTATGATGGAGGGGAAAAAGCAACCGAAGGATATCTGAATCCAATTGTGCCCGAAGCCACACAGGTGCTGATTGATACGGTGTACGAGGCACATTATGATCGATACAAAGATGATTTTGGATCGACACTGGCTGGATTTTTCTCGGATGAGCCAAGGTTTGGCAATGTAAAAGGACCACTGGCTTCCATCGGACGCCTAGATATGATTCTTCCGTGGTGTGAAGATTTGCAGGACATGTTAAAGCAGGAAGGATCCGACGATGATGTTATTCGTTCACTCCCCTTGTTGTGGGCGAATGCAGGTGTGAAAGGACAAGAGATGCGCTATCGCTACATGGATCTGATCACTCGATTATACGCAGAACATTTCACGGACAGATTGGGAGAGTGGTGTCGCGCCCATGGTGTAGAGTACATTGGGCATGTCATTGAAGACAATAACGCTCATGCAAGACTCGGTTATGGTACAGGGCATTTCTATCGCAGTCTGTGGGGGCAGGATATGTCCGGCATTGACGTGGTGCTTCATCAGATTCTGCCAGGCATGGATGATGGCTATTACAAATCATTCACATCCACTGGATGGGACGGTGAGTTCTTCCATTATGGAATGGCGAAGATGGGAACCTCACTCGGACACCTGGACCCTAAGAAGCACGGTCGTACCATGTGTGAAGTGTACGGTGCATATGGGTTCGGAGAAGGGCTGAAACTGATGAAATGGCTAACGGACCACATGCTGGTACGGGGTGTGAACCATTTTGTGCCACATGCATTTTCGCCGAAAAAGTATCCTGATCCAGATTGTCCACCTCATCTATACGCGAACGGATATGATCCGCAGTATCGGTATCTGCCAATACTAACTTACTACATGAACAGAGTAAGTCATCTGTTATCGGATGGTGTGCATGTTGCACCGGCAGCCATTCTGTATCATGCAGAAGCGGAGTGGGCTGGAGAGTATATGTTGTTCCAGAAGCCCGCGAGAGAGCTTACGCAGAACCAGATAGATTTTGACATCGTTCCATCGGAACTGGTGATCTCGGCGCAGGTGAAAGACGGAAAACTCCAGATGAACCGTGAACAGTTCCCTGCCCTGATTATCCCTTATGCCGAAGCGCTACCGAGTCAATTAATTGCTCAACTGGTTGCCTATGCCGAAGCCGGTTTACAGGTCTATTTCGTGGATGGACTTCCTGCTCGAAGCAGTGAAGGAGAGGATTGCACGAGCGAGTTGTCAGATCTGAAGAAGCAGAAATCTGTGAGTATTGTTGCACTAGATGAACTGGCGACGCGCCTGCGGAGTGACCATGTGTATGAGATCACCGTTTCGGAATACCAGCCCTACTTGCGTTATTACCACTACCGTCATAACGACGGTGAGGTATATATGTTCTTCAATGAAGATCCGGCAAAAGCGATTGAGACCACGATTACCGTTCCGGCTTTGAAGGGCGTGGATGAGATGTACATCTATAATGCTTTTGCGAATACACTCTCACCACTTCACACCAGCATGTATGGAAACAAGCAATCATTCTCCTTGAGGCTCGAAAAATATGAATCTGTGTTGATTGTGCAGGGGACTGCACTGAGTGAGGAGATCGCGGAAGTCTCAACTGCACATTGTTCATACACCAACCTACACGAGATTAGAGGAGAGTGGAAGCTCTCCTTGGCAACGGCTAAGCAATACCCGGAATTCTCTGCATATGGGACATGTGCTGGACTTACTTCACTTGCCGTACCGACGATGTTACCCGAGTTCTCGGGGACCGTGCGATATGAGATAGAGTTCGATATGCACGAAGTACCGGCAGCAGCGCGGCTGGTCATTCATGAACCGTACGAAGTAGCTCAAGTGTGGCTGAATGGGCATGATATCGGAACGCGAATCTGTCCGCCTTATGCGTACGAAGCAAGCGGATGTTTACAACCAAAGGGCAACAGACTTGTGATTGAAGTGACGAATACGCTTGTAAAAGAACAGCAAGATTTCCTGTCCCAGTTCCTGATTCAGGAACCGACAGGTATTGTAGGTAATGTCTATTTACAGTACTGA